In Xylanibacter ruminicola 23, a single genomic region encodes these proteins:
- a CDS encoding outer membrane beta-barrel family protein, translated as MKKLSFRLMALMAAMMMTLTSSAKTQDWGGRVIDENGEPMPYVNVVLLSLPDSAFVQGAMTNEQGVFKIVTDVNEGLFKVTSVGYQTLYMKAGQDLTIQMKEDNQLLKEVVVKGQLPKTHVKGDAMRTTVAGTILEKAGTVSDALAKIPSLEAERDGAVKVLGRGDAEVYINGRKVQDISELSRLRSDQVLHVDVVQNPGARYAASTKAVVRITLKKAQGEGISFRDNAGGMYQYGHTFTNNLDVNYRTGGLDVTASFWAGRYGHSKSLQEDDMYYLVPNGQGKDAVTGYTKQETKQIWKGLSPQIQLNYMFNENHGLGAFYKYDYHPSGSLTSDFNTDEYQNGAFMERSESKICQDDKFKKHIFNAYYNGKLGNLGIDLNIDGLFDDTETPGNTIELATSPAGEKTQRTINSNTKSGNNFWASKLIFSYPLFKGNLSIGGEYSYNHRTDAYSFAASEAVPVTATDTEINEKSEAAFIEYGHQFGKLFAQVGLRYEHLKNDYYNYGKRMDDESRDYGDWFPTATLSAPIGKVQLALSYRRDIKRPAYSSLTSSTIYLNRYAYQSGNPYLRPTYTHSLELNVNYKWMGMSMNYSRIKDLETMSSEPFPGADDPLVCLVRPINTEEDFNQLSFNPYASPVIGCWHPTWYVYVQFQDYKAPRADGSTITLNHPYCQVGWNNTITLPKGWRINAGLSYVPKGDASNFRIHKQQFRSNLGVQRDFNLRRLGTLTADVRCNDIFNTDKTNATLFGQRELTVRNPARRTFMLDLTWKFNEANSKYRGKGAGEKQKARM; from the coding sequence ATGAAAAAGTTAAGTTTTAGACTGATGGCCCTGATGGCCGCAATGATGATGACGCTGACAAGTTCCGCCAAGACACAAGACTGGGGCGGACGCGTGATAGATGAGAATGGCGAACCCATGCCGTATGTAAATGTAGTGCTGCTGTCGCTGCCCGACTCGGCTTTTGTGCAGGGTGCAATGACCAACGAGCAGGGTGTGTTTAAGATTGTAACCGATGTGAACGAGGGCTTGTTTAAGGTTACCAGCGTGGGCTATCAAACCTTATATATGAAGGCTGGTCAGGATCTTACCATCCAGATGAAAGAGGATAACCAACTGTTGAAGGAGGTGGTAGTAAAAGGACAGTTGCCTAAAACTCATGTCAAGGGCGATGCCATGCGTACAACTGTGGCAGGAACCATCCTTGAGAAGGCTGGAACCGTGAGCGATGCTTTGGCAAAGATTCCTTCGCTCGAGGCTGAGCGCGATGGTGCCGTAAAGGTGCTGGGTCGTGGCGATGCCGAGGTGTATATCAATGGCCGTAAGGTACAGGATATCTCCGAACTGTCGCGTTTGCGTTCCGATCAGGTGCTGCATGTAGATGTGGTTCAGAATCCAGGAGCCCGTTATGCTGCATCAACCAAGGCTGTGGTTCGCATTACGCTGAAGAAGGCGCAGGGCGAGGGTATCAGTTTCCGGGATAATGCGGGTGGCATGTATCAGTATGGTCACACGTTTACCAATAATCTGGATGTGAACTATCGTACTGGCGGACTGGATGTAACAGCATCGTTCTGGGCAGGTCGCTATGGTCATAGCAAGAGTCTGCAGGAGGATGATATGTACTATTTAGTACCAAATGGCCAGGGTAAAGATGCGGTTACCGGCTATACCAAGCAGGAAACCAAACAGATATGGAAAGGTCTCTCGCCTCAGATTCAGCTTAACTATATGTTCAACGAGAACCATGGCTTGGGTGCTTTCTACAAGTACGACTATCACCCCAGTGGTAGCCTGACCAGCGATTTTAATACCGACGAGTATCAGAATGGCGCCTTTATGGAGCGTTCGGAGAGCAAAATATGTCAGGATGATAAGTTTAAGAAGCATATCTTTAATGCCTATTATAATGGAAAGTTAGGAAATTTGGGTATCGATCTGAATATCGACGGACTCTTCGACGATACCGAAACCCCGGGCAATACCATCGAGTTAGCCACATCGCCTGCTGGCGAGAAAACGCAGCGCACTATCAATAGCAATACCAAGAGTGGTAACAACTTCTGGGCTTCGAAGCTTATCTTCAGCTATCCTTTGTTTAAGGGTAACCTCTCTATTGGTGGTGAGTATAGCTATAATCATCGCACCGATGCCTACTCGTTTGCTGCCTCTGAGGCTGTGCCTGTAACAGCTACCGATACAGAGATTAACGAGAAGTCGGAAGCCGCCTTTATCGAGTACGGACATCAGTTCGGAAAGCTGTTTGCTCAGGTTGGTTTGCGTTACGAGCACCTGAAGAACGACTATTATAACTATGGTAAGCGTATGGACGACGAGAGCCGCGACTATGGCGACTGGTTCCCCACCGCTACCCTCTCAGCGCCTATCGGTAAGGTACAGCTGGCACTCTCATATCGTCGCGATATCAAGCGCCCGGCCTATAGCAGCTTAACAAGCTCTACCATCTATCTGAACCGATATGCCTATCAGAGTGGTAACCCATATCTCCGCCCCACTTACACTCACAGCTTAGAGCTGAACGTAAACTATAAGTGGATGGGAATGAGTATGAACTACTCGCGTATCAAGGATTTGGAGACGATGTCGTCAGAACCCTTCCCAGGTGCCGATGATCCACTGGTATGCCTGGTTCGTCCCATCAATACCGAGGAGGACTTCAATCAGCTGAGCTTTAATCCCTATGCCAGTCCGGTTATTGGCTGTTGGCATCCTACCTGGTACGTCTATGTGCAGTTCCAGGATTACAAGGCGCCTCGTGCCGATGGTTCTACCATTACCCTCAATCACCCATATTGTCAGGTAGGTTGGAATAATACCATTACGTTGCCAAAGGGCTGGCGTATTAATGCCGGATTGAGTTATGTGCCTAAGGGCGATGCTAGTAACTTCCGCATTCACAAGCAGCAGTTCCGTTCTAACCTCGGTGTTCAGCGCGATTTCAACCTGCGCCGTTTGGGTACACTTACTGCCGATGTACGTTGCAACGATATCTTTAATACCGATAAGACTAACGCCACCCTGTTTGGCCAGCGTGAGTTAACTGTTCGTAATCCAGCCCGTCGTACCTTCATGCTCGACCTGACTTGGAAGTTTAACGAGGCTAACAGTAAGTATCGTGGAAAAGGTGCTGGCGAAAAGCAGAAAGCACGTATGTAA